In one window of Desulfovibrio sp. DNA:
- the hemC gene encoding hydroxymethylbilane synthase, with protein sequence MRSTLTIATRGSRLALWQAEHIKSCLQAIAPELEIQLNVIKTKGDIILDVPLAKVGGKGLFVKEIEEALLNGEADLAVHSMKDVPMELPQGLLLGCVPPRENPTDCLLSCQYDSVAALPQNACVGTSSLRRQAQLLAQRPDLRIESLRGNVDTRLRKLRDGVYDAIVLASAGLNRLELTAPCMHSLDPQVFLPAVGQGALGIECREDDYELFALLAQLEDTPTRVCVEAERGFLAGLEGGCQVPIAGHARLLDDDTLCLEGLVAEVDGSRILRAQKQGHTSQARQWGLELASEILDQGGRAILEKLYRQS encoded by the coding sequence ATGCGCAGCACCCTTACCATCGCCACACGCGGCAGCCGCCTGGCCCTCTGGCAGGCTGAACATATCAAAAGCTGCCTTCAGGCCATTGCGCCAGAGCTTGAGATTCAGTTGAACGTCATCAAGACCAAGGGTGACATCATCCTTGATGTTCCTTTGGCCAAGGTGGGCGGCAAGGGCCTTTTTGTAAAGGAAATCGAAGAGGCCCTGCTCAACGGCGAGGCTGACCTTGCCGTGCACAGCATGAAGGACGTGCCCATGGAGCTGCCCCAGGGGCTTCTGCTTGGCTGCGTTCCCCCGCGCGAAAATCCCACCGATTGCCTGCTTTCCTGCCAGTACGATTCTGTGGCCGCATTGCCGCAAAATGCCTGCGTCGGCACCAGCAGCCTGCGCCGGCAGGCACAGCTTCTGGCCCAGAGACCAGATCTGCGCATCGAGAGCCTGCGCGGCAATGTTGACACGCGCCTGCGTAAGCTGCGGGACGGCGTGTACGATGCCATTGTTCTGGCTTCCGCCGGTCTGAACCGGCTGGAGCTGACTGCCCCCTGCATGCATTCACTTGACCCGCAGGTTTTTCTTCCTGCCGTTGGTCAGGGCGCTCTGGGCATTGAATGCCGTGAGGACGATTACGAACTTTTTGCTCTTCTGGCGCAACTGGAAGACACCCCCACCCGTGTATGCGTCGAAGCTGAACGGGGTTTTCTGGCCGGGCTTGAAGGCGGATGCCAGGTGCCCATAGCCGGGCACGCGCGTCTGCTTGATGATGACACGCTCTGCCTGGAGGGGCTGGTGGCCGAAGTGGACGGAAGCCGCATCCTCAGGGCGCAAAAGCAGGGCCATACTTCTCAGGCCCGCCAATGGGGTCTTGAGCTTGCCAGTGAGATTCTTGACCAGGGCGGCCGAGCCATTCTTGAAAAACTTTACCGACAGTCATAG
- a CDS encoding NAD(+)/NADH kinase — translation MGEEIGAWLKTQGHRADVVEAGPASSLYAADDLDFVVVLGGDGTMLGVARRLVGRNVPVLGINFGRVGFLTDAQPENWREKLEECLQGHERVRSCMALRWFLSRDGRALAEGAAINDVVVSRGSLSRLVCLDIWADGQHMGSLRSDGVILCTPVGSSGYSVSAGGALLYPSMDAIGFTPVCPFLNTISPMVFPGNTDIQLQVLRGSTDCYLTVDGQEGQKLEKGDVLRVSGWSGAVQFLGEGASFFERLRSRGFVLQGLAGSSVGENQ, via the coding sequence TTGGGCGAAGAAATTGGCGCATGGCTGAAAACACAGGGACATCGGGCGGATGTTGTGGAGGCCGGGCCAGCGTCTTCTCTCTATGCTGCCGATGATCTTGATTTTGTGGTGGTGCTTGGCGGCGACGGCACCATGCTCGGGGTTGCGCGACGGCTTGTGGGCCGCAATGTGCCTGTGTTGGGCATCAATTTTGGCCGCGTGGGTTTTCTCACTGACGCCCAGCCGGAAAACTGGCGTGAAAAGCTCGAAGAGTGCCTGCAAGGCCATGAGCGCGTGCGCTCCTGCATGGCGTTGCGCTGGTTCCTCAGTCGCGACGGCAGGGCACTTGCCGAAGGCGCGGCCATCAACGATGTTGTTGTGAGCCGCGGCTCCCTGTCGCGCCTGGTCTGTCTTGATATCTGGGCTGACGGGCAGCACATGGGTTCCCTGCGTAGTGACGGCGTCATTTTGTGTACCCCCGTCGGCAGTTCCGGCTACAGCGTCTCGGCGGGCGGTGCGCTTCTGTATCCTTCAATGGATGCCATCGGCTTCACGCCGGTCTGTCCTTTCCTCAATACCATATCTCCCATGGTCTTTCCCGGTAACACGGATATCCAGCTCCAGGTGTTGCGCGGTTCCACCGACTGTTACCTGACGGTGGACGGGCAAGAGGGGCAGAAGCTTGAAAAGGGCGACGTGTTGCGCGTTTCGGGCTGGTCTGGCGCCGTGCAATTTCTCGGTGAAGGGGCCTCGTTTTTTGAACGTCTGCGCAGTCGCGGTTTTGTCTTACAGGGGTTGGCGGGCAGCAGCGTGGGGGAAAATCAATGA
- a CDS encoding FmdB family zinc ribbon protein translates to MPIFEYSCEKCDRKFEELVYGDAAPVCPYCGSDATHKLMSCCAHHGGGAHGGEYAPSSGSGGGCAGCSGGNCASCGH, encoded by the coding sequence ATGCCCATCTTTGAGTACAGTTGCGAAAAATGCGACCGAAAATTTGAAGAACTGGTGTACGGAGATGCGGCTCCGGTTTGCCCGTATTGTGGCTCCGACGCAACGCATAAGCTCATGTCTTGCTGCGCCCATCACGGCGGCGGCGCTCATGGCGGCGAGTACGCGCCATCTTCTGGCAGTGGCGGCGGCTGCGCTGGCTGTTCCGGCGGCAACTGTGCAAGCTGTGGCCATTAG
- the gatB gene encoding Asp-tRNA(Asn)/Glu-tRNA(Gln) amidotransferase subunit GatB: protein MAAYEAVIGLEVHVQLATASKLFCSCPTTFGQPPNSNVCEVCSGMPGSLPVPNKQAIHFAALVGLATDCTINSRSVFARKNYFYPDLPAGYQISQFELPICEHGHLDITVDGVTKRVGITRIHMENDAGKNIHAQGENVSYVDLNRAGTPLVEIVSEPDMRSAAEAVAYLKALYSIVTYLGVCDGNMEEGSFRCDANVSLRPVGAEAFGTRTELKNLNSFRNVQRAIEYEIGRQQDVLDDGDKVVQETRLYDAVKNSTASMRSKEEAHDYRYFPDPDILPVEISADEMARWKQELPELPKARAARFMQMTDLPEAEIEVLVQSRGLADFFEAAAKLYDARKAANFVLGPLLRECHARGLSVADPAQWAMKPEALAELARIVDQGLISAKIASDIFGDIFESGTMPEAYVKEKGLVQISDTSAIEQAVDAVIAANPSEVEAFKGGKTKLISFFVGQIMRATKGKANPALVNELLAKKLQ from the coding sequence ATGGCCGCTTATGAAGCCGTTATTGGCCTGGAAGTGCATGTGCAACTGGCCACGGCATCCAAACTGTTCTGTTCCTGCCCGACCACGTTTGGCCAACCGCCGAACTCCAATGTCTGTGAAGTCTGCTCCGGCATGCCTGGCTCTTTGCCTGTACCCAACAAGCAGGCCATACACTTTGCCGCTCTGGTGGGGTTGGCCACGGACTGCACCATAAATTCGCGGTCCGTCTTTGCCCGTAAAAACTATTTTTATCCCGACCTGCCCGCTGGGTACCAGATTTCCCAATTTGAACTGCCTATCTGCGAGCACGGCCATCTGGATATCACCGTTGACGGCGTGACCAAGCGTGTGGGCATCACCCGCATCCATATGGAAAACGATGCGGGCAAGAACATTCACGCGCAAGGTGAAAACGTCAGCTATGTAGATCTCAACAGGGCCGGCACGCCTTTGGTAGAAATCGTTTCCGAGCCGGACATGCGCTCCGCCGCCGAAGCTGTGGCCTACCTCAAGGCGCTGTACAGCATCGTCACCTATCTTGGCGTATGCGACGGCAATATGGAGGAAGGCAGCTTTCGGTGCGATGCCAACGTTTCCTTGCGCCCTGTGGGAGCAGAAGCCTTTGGCACGCGTACGGAACTGAAAAACCTTAATTCCTTCCGCAATGTGCAGCGCGCCATAGAGTATGAAATTGGCCGTCAGCAGGACGTTCTGGATGACGGAGACAAGGTCGTGCAGGAAACCCGTCTCTATGACGCGGTCAAGAACAGCACGGCGTCCATGCGCAGCAAGGAAGAAGCCCACGACTACAGGTATTTTCCGGATCCGGACATTCTGCCTGTGGAAATTTCAGCCGACGAAATGGCCCGCTGGAAGCAGGAACTGCCCGAATTGCCCAAGGCGAGGGCCGCTCGCTTTATGCAGATGACGGACCTGCCCGAGGCCGAGATTGAAGTGCTGGTGCAGAGCCGTGGCCTGGCGGATTTTTTTGAAGCCGCCGCCAAGCTTTATGATGCGCGCAAGGCCGCCAATTTTGTGCTTGGCCCCTTGCTGCGGGAATGCCACGCCCGTGGCCTCAGCGTCGCAGACCCGGCCCAATGGGCCATGAAGCCCGAAGCCCTTGCCGAACTGGCGCGTATTGTGGATCAAGGGCTTATCAGCGCCAAAATCGCCAGCGATATTTTTGGCGATATCTTTGAAAGCGGAACCATGCCCGAAGCCTATGTGAAGGAAAAGGGGCTGGTGCAAATTTCCGACACATCCGCCATTGAACAAGCCGTGGATGCCGTCATTGCCGCCAATCCCTCTGAAGTGGAAGCGTTCAAGGGCGGCAAGACCAAACTCATAAGTTTCTTTGTGGGCCAGATCATGCGCGCCACCAAGGGCAAGGCCAATCCCGCCCTTGTGAACGAACTGCTGGCGAAAAAACTGCAGTAG
- a CDS encoding RidA family protein, with protein sequence MNKQVVSTPKAPAAVGPYSQAIRTGNLMFLSGQVPIDPATGKLVEGDAATQAVQCCKNVLAILESQGMTAANLVKVTVFITDITAFGSVNEVYKQYFTEPCPARSCVEVSALPLGAKVEIESIAAV encoded by the coding sequence ATGAACAAGCAAGTCGTCAGCACTCCCAAGGCCCCTGCCGCCGTTGGCCCCTACAGCCAGGCCATCAGAACCGGTAATCTCATGTTTCTTTCCGGCCAGGTGCCCATTGATCCTGCCACGGGCAAGCTGGTGGAGGGCGATGCTGCGACGCAGGCCGTCCAGTGCTGCAAAAACGTACTGGCCATCCTTGAGTCGCAGGGCATGACTGCGGCCAACCTGGTAAAAGTCACTGTGTTTATCACTGATATTACCGCGTTTGGATCTGTTAATGAAGTCTACAAGCAGTATTTCACGGAGCCCTGCCCGGCGCGTTCCTGCGTCGAGGTCAGCGCCCTTCCTCTTGGCGCTAAAGTAGAAATTGAATCTATTGCCGCCGTTTAA
- a CDS encoding class I SAM-dependent methyltransferase, whose translation MKWWNGNIKGTSALSKQQNLLQQCLAGWPRRKKTLLEINCGQGAFSPLLWECGFDLTVTELRPEQRTQAAAVLGARAEILAAADDYLPFEDNFFDCAVLHLAAGDTKKIDAAVHEALRVSSRGIAVTFWNSMSLAYALHRLQGSKSPWPGPPHSWWQVWRIIRNANMGKLCGMSTLNGPRKSWGGTCPLSCFTRRLRMPFGAWGIIRVDLEPARTVTPMPLKVKRHRLRSPEPALECGSKNSLNSRQASLRG comes from the coding sequence ATGAAGTGGTGGAATGGGAACATCAAGGGCACTTCTGCCTTGAGCAAGCAGCAAAATTTGTTGCAGCAATGTTTGGCAGGTTGGCCACGCAGAAAAAAAACACTGCTGGAAATCAACTGCGGCCAAGGGGCATTTTCGCCCTTGCTGTGGGAATGCGGCTTTGATCTGACCGTCACTGAATTACGCCCCGAACAGCGGACGCAAGCTGCGGCAGTTCTGGGCGCACGTGCAGAAATACTGGCCGCGGCCGACGATTATTTGCCATTTGAAGATAATTTTTTTGATTGCGCGGTGCTGCATCTTGCCGCAGGCGACACGAAAAAAATCGATGCCGCAGTGCATGAGGCTTTGCGCGTTTCCTCCAGAGGCATCGCAGTTACCTTTTGGAACAGCATGTCTCTGGCGTACGCTCTGCACCGCCTTCAGGGCAGCAAATCGCCCTGGCCCGGCCCGCCCCATAGCTGGTGGCAGGTTTGGCGCATCATCAGAAACGCCAACATGGGGAAACTCTGCGGCATGAGTACGCTGAACGGGCCTCGCAAATCCTGGGGCGGCACCTGCCCCTTGAGTTGCTTCACACGCAGGCTGCGTATGCCCTTCGGAGCCTGGGGCATCATACGTGTTGATTTGGAACCCGCGCGTACCGTTACCCCCATGCCGCTCAAGGTTAAGCGTCACCGTTTGCGCAGCCCGGAACCGGCACTGGAGTGCGGTTCAAAAAACTCATTGAATTCGCGTCAGGCGTCTTTGCGTGGGTAG
- a CDS encoding D-sedoheptulose 7-phosphate isomerase — protein MNDNALDIIAAHARDGARLRESFFSDQAVNLRDTALQFAVCLAKGGKILLCGNGGSAADAQHLAAEFVNRFLIDRPALPAIALTTDTSALTAIGNDLDFRQVFSRQVEALGRKGDILVGISTSGNSPNVVAALEAARSAGMRTLGLTGRGGGKMAPLCHMLLDVPSSHTPLIQEIHITAGHLLCQLTDHYLFENVAALTPYLHADTVKED, from the coding sequence ATGAATGACAACGCACTTGACATCATTGCCGCCCATGCACGCGATGGCGCCAGGCTCAGAGAAAGCTTTTTTTCTGATCAGGCGGTCAATCTACGCGACACGGCGCTGCAGTTTGCGGTCTGCCTGGCCAAGGGCGGAAAAATTTTGCTTTGTGGCAACGGTGGAAGCGCGGCTGACGCCCAACATCTGGCCGCAGAATTTGTAAACCGTTTCCTGATTGACAGGCCCGCCCTGCCCGCCATTGCGCTCACGACAGATACGTCCGCGCTCACGGCCATAGGCAATGACCTGGATTTCAGACAGGTTTTTTCCCGTCAGGTAGAGGCATTGGGCCGCAAGGGCGATATTCTGGTGGGCATCTCCACCTCTGGCAACAGCCCTAACGTGGTGGCGGCTCTTGAGGCCGCGCGGAGCGCAGGCATGCGCACCCTCGGACTCACTGGCCGCGGCGGAGGAAAAATGGCCCCCTTGTGCCACATGCTGCTGGATGTGCCCAGTTCACATACGCCACTGATTCAGGAAATTCATATTACGGCCGGGCATCTGCTATGCCAGCTTACAGACCATTATCTTTTTGAAAATGTGGCGGCCCTTACGCCCTATCTACACGCGGATACTGTAAAAGAGGATTGA
- a CDS encoding aromatic amino acid transport family protein: MNFRLPPVLGGSTLVAGTAIGAGMLALPMASAGMWFFWSIGLMLLSWLVMLRSSQALLEVSLHFEPGHSFHTIVRELLGPRWSLANGCAVAFVLYTLIYAYVSGGGSIIGQSIHSMTGNMPSRPLASLAFALLLTFFIWWSSKAVDRFSILLVGGMVITYLFSISGMMTHLRLDVLTDSRGAGGEMIFLWGAVSTYLTSFCFHASVPSLVKYMGKEPHTINASLRYGTIVALVCYISWLTAADGNISREDFKAVIAAGGNVGDLMGAAGENIGSFFILRMLESFSLLAVATSFLGAGLGLFDYMADLCKFDDSRSGRTKTLLVTFAPPILGGIIWPDGFLPAIGWAGLASAFWAVIVPALLLGAGRKKFASKGYAAPGGRLTAPMLLLYGCFVAVCHTLFVFNLLPMYR, from the coding sequence ATGAATTTTCGCCTTCCCCCCGTGCTTGGCGGCTCAACACTTGTGGCCGGAACGGCCATTGGCGCCGGCATGCTGGCCCTGCCCATGGCTTCGGCAGGTATGTGGTTTTTCTGGTCTATTGGACTCATGCTGCTTTCATGGCTCGTCATGCTGCGCTCAAGTCAGGCCCTGCTGGAAGTGAGCCTGCACTTTGAACCTGGCCACAGTTTTCACACCATTGTACGGGAGTTGCTCGGGCCACGGTGGAGCCTCGCCAATGGCTGCGCTGTGGCCTTTGTGCTGTATACACTGATTTATGCCTATGTCAGCGGCGGCGGCTCAATTATTGGGCAGAGCATCCATTCCATGACAGGAAATATGCCGTCGCGTCCGCTTGCAAGCCTCGCCTTCGCCCTGCTGCTTACTTTCTTCATCTGGTGGAGTTCCAAGGCGGTAGACAGATTCTCCATTCTGCTTGTGGGCGGCATGGTCATAACCTATCTCTTTTCCATCAGCGGCATGATGACGCACCTGCGGCTGGATGTCCTGACGGACAGTCGGGGCGCAGGCGGAGAAATGATTTTTCTGTGGGGGGCTGTGTCCACCTACCTGACGTCATTCTGTTTTCACGCCTCCGTTCCAAGCCTGGTAAAATATATGGGCAAGGAACCGCACACCATTAACGCAAGCCTGCGGTATGGAACCATCGTGGCCCTGGTTTGCTATATTTCATGGCTGACAGCGGCTGATGGCAACATTTCGCGCGAAGATTTCAAGGCCGTCATAGCCGCTGGCGGCAATGTTGGCGACCTCATGGGCGCGGCAGGCGAGAACATTGGCAGCTTTTTCATCCTGCGGATGCTTGAAAGCTTTTCTTTGCTGGCTGTGGCCACATCCTTTCTTGGTGCGGGTTTGGGACTTTTTGACTATATGGCTGACCTGTGCAAATTTGATGACAGCCGTTCAGGCCGCACCAAGACGCTTCTGGTCACATTTGCTCCGCCCATTCTTGGCGGCATCATATGGCCGGACGGTTTTTTGCCTGCCATTGGCTGGGCCGGGTTGGCTTCGGCGTTCTGGGCCGTCATTGTGCCAGCGCTTTTACTTGGCGCTGGCCGTAAAAAATTTGCAAGCAAGGGCTACGCCGCGCCTGGCGGAAGGCTCACCGCGCCCATGCTGCTCTTGTACGGCTGCTTTGTAGCTGTTTGTCATACTCTTTTTGTCTTCAATCTTTTACCCATGTATCGCTGA
- a CDS encoding ARMT1-like domain-containing protein — MNKGLVPMKVRDIRLGNDVRFDAWLYSMLMDNNIAYRMNPDLIASPEQMSFMVHLAPDQVYLPCSDATFSMLCAQNPSVELRNQYNRSWRIIMRLVRSFVPDKAQRRRILQFCRYRFSQYIAQHTLIPSRLVKRMTGLVLAQGHMLDDPWEYRRRESTAQQLEMLALPEIMANLEAMPKGPPPSGISEARRSMDYAEVTRLLCLSALSRDWIENTPSSEEIRKAMDEAYAACESLRLYFEASAGRSGTVLFLCDADGGTLFDLVMVQSLIRMGHRVIFAVKSGFYFYAPTLEDVETDPSLKPWLRGGIVLRQDKLSKNDLLRHLREHRLVVIGDGTRERLNLYRTSVTFSRAWKEADLILGKGWRAADTLLGTSQEFTRDIVCYWRDGNGFHIKLRKHAREARKFSEEAIATQAENIIASMREAKDQGRPVMFYSCVIGSIPGETSTAISLVHAFVDNLRKKMDNILIINPAEHFIEGMDGDDLMYMWERVQRSGLIDVWRFQTFEDIEESFALLGRKVPPQWSGKDSTYSTGCTKEMRIALDVQGKNREMQIIGPEARLFFRRGEYGVGKYFDASIPHQS; from the coding sequence ATGAATAAAGGGCTTGTCCCCATGAAGGTCCGGGATATCCGTCTGGGGAACGATGTCCGCTTTGACGCATGGCTGTACAGCATGCTGATGGACAACAATATTGCGTACCGCATGAACCCTGACCTCATCGCGAGCCCGGAACAGATGTCCTTCATGGTGCACCTTGCCCCTGATCAGGTGTATCTGCCGTGCTCGGACGCCACGTTTTCCATGCTGTGCGCCCAAAACCCCTCTGTGGAACTGCGCAATCAATACAACCGCTCCTGGCGCATCATCATGCGGCTGGTACGCTCGTTTGTGCCCGACAAGGCGCAGCGCAGACGTATTTTGCAGTTTTGCCGCTATCGGTTTTCGCAGTACATAGCGCAGCATACTCTTATTCCATCGAGGCTGGTCAAAAGGATGACCGGTCTTGTGCTGGCGCAGGGGCACATGCTGGACGATCCGTGGGAATACAGGCGGCGGGAATCAACGGCGCAACAGCTTGAAATGCTGGCCTTGCCGGAGATTATGGCCAATCTTGAAGCCATGCCCAAGGGGCCGCCGCCATCCGGCATCTCTGAAGCGCGCCGCAGCATGGACTATGCGGAAGTGACACGCCTGCTCTGTCTTTCGGCCTTGTCGCGCGACTGGATTGAAAATACCCCTTCCAGCGAAGAAATACGCAAGGCCATGGATGAGGCGTATGCTGCCTGCGAAAGTCTGCGTCTCTATTTTGAGGCCAGCGCCGGGCGATCCGGCACCGTGCTTTTTCTCTGCGACGCTGATGGGGGCACCCTTTTTGACCTTGTGATGGTCCAAAGCCTTATCCGCATGGGTCATAGGGTTATTTTTGCCGTCAAATCGGGGTTTTATTTTTATGCGCCCACTCTGGAAGATGTGGAAACCGACCCGTCACTCAAGCCATGGCTGCGCGGAGGCATTGTTCTGCGTCAGGACAAGCTGAGCAAGAATGACCTGCTGCGCCATTTGCGGGAACATCGCCTTGTGGTGATCGGCGACGGCACGCGCGAAAGGCTCAACCTGTACCGCACCTCCGTGACGTTTTCCCGCGCCTGGAAAGAGGCAGACCTTATCCTTGGCAAAGGCTGGCGTGCCGCCGATACGCTGCTTGGCACCAGCCAGGAATTCACGCGCGACATCGTCTGCTACTGGCGTGACGGCAACGGTTTTCACATCAAACTGCGCAAACACGCCCGGGAGGCCCGCAAATTCAGCGAAGAAGCCATTGCCACCCAGGCGGAAAACATCATCGCCAGCATGCGCGAGGCCAAAGACCAGGGGCGGCCCGTTATGTTCTACAGCTGCGTCATTGGCAGCATCCCCGGTGAAACCTCCACCGCAATCAGCCTGGTACATGCCTTTGTGGACAATTTGCGCAAAAAAATGGATAATATCCTGATAATCAACCCCGCTGAGCACTTTATCGAAGGCATGGACGGGGATGACCTCATGTACATGTGGGAACGCGTGCAACGCAGCGGTCTCATTGATGTATGGCGCTTTCAAACATTTGAAGATATTGAGGAAAGCTTTGCACTTCTGGGGCGTAAGGTGCCCCCGCAGTGGTCCGGCAAGGATTCTACCTACTCCACCGGCTGCACCAAGGAAATGCGCATCGCTCTGGATGTGCAAGGCAAAAACCGCGAAATGCAGATCATTGGCCCCGAAGCCAGGCTTTTCTTCCGCAGGGGAGAGTATGGCGTGGGCAAGTACTTTGACGCAAGCATTCCTCATCAGAGCTGA
- the pgl gene encoding 6-phosphogluconolactonase, translating into MSGLSRSIHLTVHIHKDPAAMAERAAHILAAACEEAVADRGVFRIALSGGQTPIPLFRLLAGDDWADRLPWDKMSIFWVDERCVGPEHADSNYGLARKELLSYVPATHFYRMRGEEDPVEAAAKYENQLRAEFDLGPQEMPRFDFMLLGMGEDGHTGSIFPNSPALAEKKRLVIDQYVPERKADRLTLTLPVINNARCCMFLVTGAEKHAVLSRALDLLAPPTLPAQMVRPGFGDLVWVVDEAAATGVK; encoded by the coding sequence ATGTCGGGCCTCAGCCGATCCATCCATCTCACGGTGCATATTCATAAAGATCCGGCCGCTATGGCTGAACGCGCCGCGCATATCCTTGCTGCCGCGTGCGAAGAGGCCGTTGCCGACAGGGGCGTTTTTCGCATAGCCCTTTCTGGCGGTCAGACGCCGATTCCACTTTTCCGCCTGCTGGCAGGAGATGACTGGGCTGACCGGCTGCCGTGGGATAAAATGAGTATTTTCTGGGTGGATGAACGCTGTGTCGGGCCTGAACATGCCGACAGCAATTACGGCCTGGCCCGTAAGGAATTGTTGAGCTATGTTCCCGCCACGCACTTTTATCGCATGCGCGGTGAGGAAGACCCTGTCGAGGCTGCCGCCAAGTATGAAAATCAGCTTCGCGCAGAATTCGATCTTGGCCCGCAGGAGATGCCCCGCTTTGACTTTATGCTGCTGGGCATGGGCGAAGACGGACATACTGGCTCCATTTTTCCCAATTCTCCGGCCCTGGCCGAAAAGAAACGTCTCGTCATTGACCAGTATGTGCCCGAACGCAAGGCAGATCGGCTCACATTGACGCTCCCGGTTATCAACAATGCCCGGTGCTGCATGTTTCTTGTGACCGGGGCGGAAAAGCACGCTGTCCTTTCACGCGCTCTTGACCTGCTGGCCCCGCCCACCTTGCCCGCACAAATGGTGCGGCCCGGCTTTGGCGATCTTGTGTGGGTTGTTGATGAGGCGGCAGCCACTGGCGTGAAATAG
- a CDS encoding translation initiation factor IF-2 — protein sequence MNLPFIPQIVAFARQHTLALAATVLVLIVIVVSFSGWRYYQYRQSSQYAYEILRDALKTGDAETIAEMVDFNSLSRGLAKDLAQNYPFLKAGADQERQIADMIQTALLKQSRTKQEPVKDEPDVKIRLKTALYALPPDFLAQLASSLSLQPPNDGTALLTAKARHPLLDKNFLLILRMDQTPTGWRVRQLVNSPELVRQFREAQVERMTAQRQMILDRNTATEKRMKELFPLQPCSASAGLISDGNTLLVVVHVLARNIGTVSVNNMNLFTNLSSATGEPLLTRYLNAVQPTHPGEDFERNWTIELDGNSELGRRVLNGQPLQCKGTWKTLGLDNGEVLHISEAPAPIEEFQ from the coding sequence ATGAATCTTCCATTTATTCCCCAAATAGTAGCCTTTGCCCGACAGCATACGCTGGCGCTGGCCGCCACCGTGCTGGTGCTCATTGTCATTGTGGTAAGCTTCAGCGGATGGCGTTATTATCAGTATCGCCAGTCCAGCCAGTATGCTTATGAAATTTTGCGTGACGCTCTGAAAACAGGCGACGCCGAAACCATTGCTGAGATGGTGGACTTCAATTCGCTTTCTCGCGGGCTGGCCAAGGATCTGGCGCAAAATTACCCTTTTCTTAAAGCAGGGGCAGATCAGGAACGGCAGATTGCCGACATGATCCAAACGGCCCTGCTCAAACAAAGTCGCACCAAGCAGGAACCTGTCAAGGATGAACCCGATGTCAAGATACGCCTGAAAACAGCCCTTTATGCCTTGCCTCCGGATTTTCTCGCACAACTGGCCTCCTCCCTCAGCCTGCAGCCTCCCAATGACGGCACGGCGCTGCTGACAGCCAAGGCACGGCATCCGCTTCTTGATAAAAATTTCCTGCTTATTCTGCGCATGGATCAAACGCCTACAGGGTGGCGCGTGCGCCAACTGGTGAACAGCCCTGAACTGGTGCGCCAGTTCCGTGAGGCGCAGGTGGAGCGCATGACGGCCCAGCGTCAGATGATACTGGACAGAAACACTGCCACCGAAAAGCGCATGAAAGAACTTTTCCCGCTCCAGCCCTGTTCGGCCAGCGCCGGACTTATTTCTGACGGCAATACCCTGCTCGTGGTTGTGCATGTTCTTGCGCGCAACATAGGCACTGTCAGCGTTAACAACATGAATCTTTTTACTAATTTAAGCTCTGCCACAGGTGAGCCTTTACTGACCCGCTATCTGAATGCTGTTCAGCCCACGCACCCGGGCGAAGACTTTGAGCGCAACTGGACAATTGAACTGGACGGCAACAGTGAACTCGGGCGTCGCGTTTTGAACGGCCAACCCTTGCAGTGCAAGGGTACCTGGAAAACCCTGGGCCTTGATAACGGCGAAGTGCTGCACATTTCCGAAGCACCGGCGCCGATTGAAGAATTTCAATAA